The Fuscovulum sp. sequence GGCATGGTGAAACCGGGCGGTCGGCTGGTCTTTTGCACCTGCTCTTTGCTGCCGGAAGAGGGCGAGGCGCAGCTTGCCGCCGCTTTGGCCCGCCATCCCGGCCTGCGGGTGGAACGGATGGCCCTGCCGGGGGTTGAAGATGGCTGGTGGACGGCAGAGGGCGGCCTGCGCCTGCGGCCCGACTACTGGGCCGAGGCGGGGGGCATGGACGGATTCTTCATGGTGCGATTGCGCCTGTCCTGAACCAAAATCCTTCGAAGGATTTTGCAAATTTCTTCCAAGAAACTTGGCGCTTATTTCGGCGCGAACAGCCGATAATAGGCCCAATCAGGCAGGAACTGTGACAGGCGGAACAGCCAGGCAAAAGGCACCGGGAAACTGTTGGAAAAGTGGTCGGTGGTCATGTGTTCGAACATGACCTGCGCTGCCTGACCCGGTTCCATGATCTGGGGCATATTGAAATCGTTCTTGTCGGTCAGGCGTGTCTTGATGAAGCCGGGATTGCACAGCTGAACGTCAATCCCCGTGCCGCGCAGATCGCAATACATCGATTCCGCCAGCGACATCGTCCCCGCCTTTGACGCGCAATAGCCGATCGCCCCCGGCAGGCCGCGAAAGCCCGACAGTGATCCGGTGATCACGATATGGCCAGTGCCGCGCGCCACCATCTGCGGCATCACCGCGCCCATGACACGGGCGCAACCGGTCAGGTTGACGTTGCACATGGTCTCCACCGCGTCGGCATCCCACTCCTGCGCCTTGGTGGGCCAGTAAACGCCGGCGAGGAACACCACACCGTCCACCTCGCCAATCTGGGCTGCTGCCTTTCGGACGGATTCGGTGGATGCCACATCCACCGGCACGGGGATTGCCCGCCCCGGCAGTAGCGCAATCGCTTCGGCCAGCCGGTCGCCGGATCGGGCGGACAGCACCAGTTCGGCCCCGGCATTGGACAGGCGTTGAGCGAGAGCCAGACCCAGCCCCTCGGATGCGCCAACCAGCCAATAGCGTTTGCCGCGAAATTCTCTCATGTCAGATCCCTCATGCCGGAACCCGGCGAATGGTGGCGACCAGTTCCGCCACGGTGATGCCGAATTTGGTGAACTGGCTGCGGTTCATGATGGTTCCGTTTTCCATCAGATACATCCAGTCGGTCACGTTCAGCACGTGACCACCCGCCTCTTCATCCAGCTTGATGCGATAACGCAATTGCACGCCCGCCCCTTCGACCCGGCCTGTGCCGGGGCCGACAACATCATCCGCCTCGGCCCTGATCGACCCGTCATTTGACAGGAACAGTCGCCATTCCCGATCCTGCACGCGGCCGGAGTCATACTGGAACCGCTCCTTCAGAACGCCGGCATTGCCATCCCACACCCCCTCCATCTGTGCCACAAAGCGCGATGCGACGCGGCCGGTCGGGCCATAGATCACCCCTTCGCAGAGGATGGGGCCGGACAGGTGCGTGCGCAGATCAAAGCGCGGGCCACTTTGCGCCAGATCAGCGGGTTGCTGGGTACGAAAGCCGATGAAACGGGATTTCGCCACGATCAGCAGGATCGTCAGCCCAACGCCAAGAAGCAGCGACAGCAGGGGT is a genomic window containing:
- a CDS encoding DUF3833 domain-containing protein encodes the protein MTPLLSLLLGVGLTILLIVAKSRFIGFRTQQPADLAQSGPRFDLRTHLSGPILCEGVIYGPTGRVASRFVAQMEGVWDGNAGVLKERFQYDSGRVQDREWRLFLSNDGSIRAEADDVVGPGTGRVEGAGVQLRYRIKLDEEAGGHVLNVTDWMYLMENGTIMNRSQFTKFGITVAELVATIRRVPA
- a CDS encoding SDR family NAD(P)-dependent oxidoreductase encodes the protein MREFRGKRYWLVGASEGLGLALAQRLSNAGAELVLSARSGDRLAEAIALLPGRAIPVPVDVASTESVRKAAAQIGEVDGVVFLAGVYWPTKAQEWDADAVETMCNVNLTGCARVMGAVMPQMVARGTGHIVITGSLSGFRGLPGAIGYCASKAGTMSLAESMYCDLRGTGIDVQLCNPGFIKTRLTDKNDFNMPQIMEPGQAAQVMFEHMTTDHFSNSFPVPFAWLFRLSQFLPDWAYYRLFAPK